A region from the Corticium candelabrum chromosome 14, ooCorCand1.1, whole genome shotgun sequence genome encodes:
- the LOC134189681 gene encoding lysosomal alpha-mannosidase-like — protein MMTTYSSAALLLYFLQLTTYAEASLYASDKLNVHLVPHTHDDTGWQVTVDQYYYQSVQYILDTVVEELARNPDRRFIYVEIAFFERWWWEQDNETKSRVKALVENGQLEFINGGWCMNDEGGTHYVAIVDQMTEGFLFLDSQFGQRARPRIGWHIDPFGHSNGQASLFAQMAFDGFFFSRDDYQDIQNRANNSTLELVWRASQSLGSELDLFTGITWHGYGPPRGFCFDSKCNDIPIQDDTTLEDFNVESMLATFHNVTYDQSKSYVGGHIMLTMGSDFQYTNALRWYKNLDKLIEYGNANDTLKLNLLYSTPSQYLQAKYDLNTTWTLKTDDFLPLSSDPWSYWSGFYTSRPALKYYSRWGSNFLQVCKQLEVIVGPFDHMSSQELRRSVGVLQHHDAITGTEKQAVADDYAFRISNGSKECEDIVGHALASLMSKSPSPPPINFCFLRNVSVCAHTENSSSFVVIVYNPLGRHNTWTIWLPISANMATVLGSDMKEVSSDILPVDNRTAAIRGNRGSAQYNLMFQATAPPLGFSTYFVHTAQVDHMDYRNNMSELLQDKAVDFTIENKHIRLTFDSASGLLKTVENQIHNVSIGVQQELRWYNASAGNNVNSSRASGAYVFRPNSSETYQIATAGKVKYEVIKKGQVQEVRQTFADWATQVIRLYEGADYAEFEYTVGPIPYQDGLGKEIISIFKSDLMTDREYYTDANGREMQKRVRNHRDTFKINLTEPVSSNYYPVNSRIGIVDNDRKIQLTVLTDRSQGGSSLQDGAVELMVHRRLLHDDNLGVGEPLNETGLDGKGLVIRGSHYLQVAPIQFAGRLHRDLGERIFAVPQVGIAQTSDTPQQWADKYTLTYSGLNHELDPNIHLMTLQNVDGDAIIRVENQYAVGEDTQLSTNATVPPLKKLFKAFTVSNYNEMTLGANLPKKEERRLHFRINDMPQSHHQPPRVAVDADEPIELRPMEIRTFMAKLTRE, from the coding sequence ATGATGACCACATACTCTTCTGCTGCTTTACTTTTGTACTTTCTGCAGTTGACTACTTATGCAGAGGCTAGCCTCTATGCTTCCGACAAGTTAAACGTGCATCTCGTTCCTCATACTCACGACGACACTGGCTGGCAGGTAACTGTAGACCAATACTACTACCAAAGTGTACAATACATTCTCGACACTGTCGTCGAAGAGCTAGCTAGAAATCCAGATCGACGGTTTATCTACGTCGAGATTGCCTTTTTCGAGCGATGGTGGTGGGAACAGGACAACGAAACAAAGAGCAGGGTGAAGGCGCTGGTGGAGAACGGACAGCTAGAATTCATTAATGGCGGATGGTGCATGAATGACGAGGGTGGGACTCACTATGTCGCCATTGTCGACCAAATGACTGAAGGTTTCCTATTCCTTGATTCCCAATTTGGACAGAGAGCACGTCCTCGCATAGGATGGCACATTGATCCATTTGGACATTCAAATGGACAAGCCAGCCTGTTTGCACAAATGGCGTTCGATGGGTTTTTCTTTAGTCGAGACGACTATCAAGACATTCAAAACAGGGCAAATAATAGTACCTTGGAACTCGTTTGGCGTGCAAGTCAAAGTCTCGGCTCTGAATTAGATCTATTCACTGGAATAACGTGGCATGGCTATGGCCCACCGAGAGGGTTTTGCTTTGATAGCAAATGTAATGATATACCAATACAAGATGACACCACACTTGAAGATTTTAATGTTGAATCAATGCTGGCAACCTTTCATAATGTGACATATGACCAAAGCAAGTCCTATGTTGGAGGCCACATCATGCTGACTATGGGATCAGACTTTCAGTACACAAATGCTCTTCGGTGGTACAAAAATCTCGACAAGCTAATCGAGTATGGTAACGCCAATGATACTCTTAAACTAAATTTGTTGTACTCAACACCTAGTCAATATCTACAAGCAAAGTATGATTTGAACACAACATGGACATTGAAGACTGATGATTTCCTTCCACTGTCTAGTGATCCATGGTCATACTGGAGTGGATTTTACACCAGTCGTCCTGCATTGAAGTATTATTCTCGATGGGGATCCAATTTTCTTCAAGTATGCAAACAGCTCGAAGTTATAGTTGGTCCATTTGATCATATGAGTTCACAGGAGCTGAGAAGATCCGTAGGTGTGCTGCAACACCATGATGCTATTACGGGAACTGAGAAGCAAGCAGTAGCCGATGATTATGCTTTCCGAATTTCTAATGGCAGCAAGGAATGTGAAGACATTGTTGGTCACGCTCTTGCCAGCTTGATGTCCAAATCTCCCTCTCCTCCACccattaatttttgttttctaagGAATGTCAGTGTCTGTGCCCACACAGAAAACTCCTCGtcatttgttgtaattgtgtaTAATCCTCTTGGTAGGCATAATACTTGGACAATCTGGCTGCCAATATCAGCCAACATGGCTACTGTGCTTGGCTCTGATATGAAAGAAGTGAGTAGTGACATATTGCCAGTGGATAATCGAACAGCTGCCATTCGAGGCAACCGTGGCAGTGCTCAATACAACCTCATGTTCCAAGCTACAGCACCACCTTTAGGATTCTCCACATACTTTGTGCATACAGCTCAGGTTGATCACATGGACTACAGAAATAACATGTCTGAGCTGCTTCAAGACAAAGCTGTTGACTTCACAATTGAGAACAAGCATATTCGTTTGACATTTGATTCGGCAAGTGGTCTTCTAAAGACTGTAGAGAATCAGATTCATAATGTGAGCATTGGTGTCCAACAAGAGCTCAGATGGTATAATGCATCAGCAGGCAACAACGTCAATAGCTCACGAGCATCTGGAGCTTATGTATTCCGACCAAATTCAAGTGAAACATATCAAATTGCCACAGCTGGTAAGGTTAAGTATGAGGTAATAAAAAAAGGTCAAGTGCAAGAAGTGCGACAAACATTTGCTGATTGGGCAACGCAAGTTATTCGTTTGTATGAAGGTGCTGATTATGCAGAGTTTGAGTATACAGTTGGTCCAATACCATATCAAGATGGTTTAGGCAAGGAAATTATCAGTATCTTCAAGTCAGACCTTATGACAGATAGAGAGTACTACACTGATGCTAATGGACGTGAGATGCAGAAAAGGGTAAGAAATCATCGTGATACATTTAAAATCAATCTAACAGAGCCTGTCTCAAGCAATTACTATCCAGTGAACTCTCGAATTGGAATTGTTGATAATGACAGAAAAATCCAGCTGACTGTACTCACTGATCGATCCCAGGGTGGATCAAGTCTTCAAGACGGTGCTGTTGAGTTGATGGTCCATCgacgtctgctgcatgatgatAACCTAGGTGTTGGTGAGCCACTTAATGAAACAGGACTAGATGGAAAGGGCCTTGTAATTCGTGGGTCGCATTACTTGCAAGTTGCTCCTATTCAGTTTGCAGGCAGATTACATCGAGATCTTGGAGAAAGGATATTTGCTGTTCCACAAGTTGGTATTGCTCAGACTTCTGATACTCCACAGCAATGGGCCGATAAGTATACTCTCACATACAGTGGGCTAAACCATGAATTGGACCCAAACATCCACTTGATGACTCTTCAGAATGTAGATGGTGATGCTATTATTAGAGTTGAGAACCAGTATGCTGTAGGAGAAGACACACAGCTTTCCACTAATGCCACTGTTCCTCCACTGAAGAAACTGTTCAAGGCATTTACTGTGTCAAACTACAATGAGATGACATTAGGTGCAAACTTGCCCAAGAAAGAAGAACGACGACTGCATTTCAGGATCAATGATATGCCACAGAGTCACCATCAGCCTCCAAGAGTTGCTGTAGATGCTGATGAGCCAATTGAATTGAGGCCCATGGAGATTCGTACTTTCATGGCTAAACTGACACGAGAATGA